A part of Chloroflexota bacterium genomic DNA contains:
- a CDS encoding sulfotransferase, translated as MVKEYSEQHTKTEQLLHNLAFTPWYPRLPLSNMESSLHKKQLAGISTERPVFITALPRAGTTLLLKLCVETGEFASHAYRDMPFLFTPIFWNRLSHHFRKSSMLTERVHGDGVLVNEDSPESFEEIIWKEFWPSHYKKDRVVPWKALNYPDFEAFFREHMRKIIHLKGNGSNARYVSKNNLNIARISYLSQAFSDATILILFRSPLQQASSLLKQHRNFLVIHQEDPFASKYMEDTGHFDFGDNLRPVDFNGWYSKGKNLDPNTLTFWLTYWTEAYQYLLDQAGDQVRFLSFDAFCENPQKGLKKLAEIINLNDSRSLTSKAEQIRQPKPYSVDANEAPKALLDQAEDVFDRLMKAEN; from the coding sequence ATGGTGAAAGAATATTCAGAACAACACACAAAAACCGAACAGCTTCTGCATAATCTGGCATTCACGCCCTGGTATCCGCGCTTACCCTTATCCAATATGGAGAGCAGCCTCCACAAGAAACAGCTCGCTGGTATTTCCACTGAGCGACCTGTTTTCATCACCGCCCTCCCCCGGGCAGGGACGACGCTGCTCTTGAAGCTCTGTGTGGAGACAGGTGAATTTGCCTCTCACGCCTATCGGGATATGCCCTTCCTCTTCACCCCGATCTTTTGGAACCGCCTCTCCCATCACTTCCGAAAGTCAAGCATGCTCACTGAGCGGGTTCACGGGGATGGTGTCCTGGTAAACGAAGACAGCCCCGAATCCTTCGAAGAGATCATTTGGAAGGAGTTCTGGCCGTCGCATTACAAGAAAGACCGAGTTGTCCCCTGGAAAGCTCTCAATTACCCCGATTTTGAGGCTTTTTTCCGGGAGCATATGCGAAAAATCATCCATCTCAAGGGAAATGGCAGCAATGCCCGTTATGTGTCGAAGAACAATCTCAACATTGCCCGGATCAGCTACCTGAGCCAGGCCTTTTCTGATGCCACCATCCTGATCTTATTCCGCTCACCCCTCCAGCAAGCATCCTCCCTGCTGAAGCAGCACCGAAATTTCCTGGTAATCCATCAGGAAGATCCCTTCGCAAGTAAATATATGGAAGACACGGGTCACTTTGATTTTGGTGACAATCTACGCCCCGTGGATTTCAATGGCTGGTATTCAAAGGGGAAAAACCTCGATCCCAATACACTCACTTTTTGGCTGACATATTGGACTGAAGCTTATCAATATCTATTGGATCAGGCAGGTGATCAGGTGAGATTCTTATCTTTTGATGCGTTTTGTGAGAACCCTCAAAAGGGGCTGAAGAAACTAGCGGAGATAATAAACCTGAACGACAGCAGATCCCTGACCAGCAAGGCAGAGCAGATCAGGCAGCCGAAACCTTATTCTGTAGACGCAAACGAGGCACCGAAAGCGCTGCTCGATCAAGCAGAAGATGTCTTTGACCGGCTGATGAAAGCGGAGAATTAA
- a CDS encoding PhnD/SsuA/transferrin family substrate-binding protein: protein MSHDVFVSFSSKDKTVADFIVASLEGAGIRCWYAPRDIRPGGDWAKEIVAAIKEGSVFLLIFSGNANRSQRVLDELNLAISREAVILPFRIENLDPVGAMQLHLSARHWLDAFDPSWQHYTDRLVKAISAVLEGNENELKDIFRPAKRQSARKKKGKNLGVVIAAALVVIIGVAAVLFGPGLWKSLQGGEVVESPTMTAEVAEAPTETAQVVETVTPTTSGPAIGSADNPIVMMYLSPEEAEFADIDAASEEIENLFHQEYEDLTIKLLPTYNMDSIRDAMCNGDAHVGILDSFTYLEITQEACPVEAGLVWSAYEDIKWGGEFLIRASDTSIQELADIEGKTLCIPDYSSTSGWVIPSLEIKAALGDPEVVFREIIEAGGHNEVPLAVYRGDCDVGTAYYDVREGMTDYPYIMDDVIILARTTFVPQPNITFSNELDPALVDQLETFFISLSTDNASLALISGYLDTYVTQKMVEINDYYYADLRDLFERAGEDPADY from the coding sequence ATGAGCCACGATGTGTTTGTGAGTTTTTCCAGCAAGGATAAAACAGTCGCGGATTTCATCGTTGCTTCACTGGAGGGTGCGGGGATTCGATGCTGGTATGCGCCTCGCGATATTCGACCTGGGGGAGATTGGGCAAAAGAAATTGTTGCCGCCATTAAGGAGGGCTCGGTATTTTTATTGATATTTTCGGGAAATGCCAACCGCTCCCAACGGGTGCTGGACGAGCTCAACCTGGCAATTAGCAGGGAGGCAGTCATTCTCCCGTTCAGAATCGAGAACCTCGATCCGGTTGGGGCCATGCAGCTTCACCTTTCGGCCAGGCATTGGCTGGATGCCTTTGATCCCTCTTGGCAGCATTACACCGATAGGCTTGTCAAAGCAATTTCGGCAGTGTTAGAAGGTAACGAAAATGAACTGAAGGATATTTTTAGACCTGCCAAACGCCAATCAGCCAGGAAGAAAAAGGGCAAGAACCTGGGCGTGGTGATTGCCGCCGCTCTGGTGGTGATTATCGGCGTTGCGGCAGTTCTGTTTGGCCCAGGGTTGTGGAAGTCACTTCAAGGTGGCGAGGTAGTGGAGTCGCCAACGATGACAGCGGAAGTGGCGGAGGCGCCAACTGAGACCGCCCAGGTGGTTGAGACGGTCACACCGACGACATCCGGACCGGCTATTGGGTCGGCCGATAACCCGATCGTAATGATGTATCTCTCACCTGAAGAGGCTGAATTTGCGGATATTGACGCAGCTTCTGAAGAAATTGAGAACCTGTTTCATCAGGAATATGAGGACCTGACGATTAAGTTGCTGCCGACCTACAATATGGATAGCATCAGGGACGCGATGTGCAATGGGGATGCTCATGTAGGGATATTGGATTCTTTTACCTATTTAGAGATCACCCAGGAAGCCTGTCCAGTAGAAGCAGGATTGGTTTGGTCAGCCTATGAAGATATCAAATGGGGTGGGGAGTTCCTAATACGCGCTTCCGATACCAGTATCCAGGAGCTTGCTGATATCGAAGGGAAAACACTTTGCATCCCGGATTATTCCAGCACCAGTGGCTGGGTTATTCCATCCCTTGAAATTAAGGCTGCCCTTGGCGATCCGGAAGTTGTTTTTCGTGAGATCATTGAAGCTGGGGGCCATAATGAAGTACCCTTGGCCGTATATCGAGGGGATTGTGATGTGGGTACGGCTTATTACGATGTCCGAGAAGGCATGACTGATTATCCATATATTATGGATGATGTGATTATCCTGGCGAGGACGACTTTTGTCCCTCAGCCGAATATCACTTTTTCCAATGAATTGGATCCAGCTTTGGTTGACCAGTTGGAGACCTTCTTCATTTCGCTTTCTACAGATAATGCCAGCCTGGCGCTCATTTCCGGGTATCTTGATACCTATGTGACGCAGAAAATGGTTGAGATCAATGACTATTATTATGCTGACCTGCGGGACTTGTTTGAGCGTGCCGGGGAGGATCCAGCGGATTATTAA
- a CDS encoding DUF2975 domain-containing protein, whose translation MLLGMVVVVAITLLASYFLIVISHDVANYESYQYLAYMRLPVLLLLESIVLLFLIACFLAFPVLIEISQGKPFTRKSVRLLRIMAICFLLMIAPLLGLVIYTESQVPGSITNLYAVLGMGIAFLVSNIFGLLASLIEKASEFEEEVNLTI comes from the coding sequence ATGCTGCTCGGAATGGTGGTCGTGGTGGCCATAACACTCCTTGCGTCCTATTTCCTGATTGTGATCAGTCATGATGTCGCCAACTATGAAAGCTACCAATACCTCGCTTATATGCGGCTCCCCGTCTTGCTCCTTCTCGAAAGCATTGTTCTCCTCTTCCTGATCGCCTGCTTTCTCGCCTTTCCGGTCTTGATAGAGATATCTCAGGGAAAACCCTTCACAAGAAAATCAGTCCGTCTACTCCGAATCATGGCGATTTGTTTCCTCCTGATGATCGCCCCCCTGCTGGGTTTGGTGATCTACACCGAAAGCCAGGTGCCGGGATCCATTACCAACCTCTATGCCGTTTTGGGTATGGGAATCGCTTTTCTGGTCAGTAACATCTTCGGCTTACTGGCCTCGCTGATCGAAAAGGCCTCGGAGTTCGAAGAAGAAGTCAACCTGACGATCTAA
- a CDS encoding helix-turn-helix transcriptional regulator, with amino-acid sequence MPIIINLDVMLAKRKMSLTELAESVGITIGNLSVLKTGKAKAVRFSTLEAICQTLDCQPGDILEFQSDSDPDQ; translated from the coding sequence ATGCCGATTATTATCAACCTTGATGTTATGCTTGCCAAACGCAAGATGAGCCTGACTGAGCTGGCGGAATCTGTGGGGATCACCATAGGCAATTTGTCGGTTCTGAAAACCGGAAAAGCCAAAGCCGTTCGGTTTTCAACACTGGAAGCGATTTGCCAGACGCTTGATTGCCAACCAGGAGACATCCTCGAATTTCAATCCGATTCGGACCCAGACCAGTAA
- the nrfB gene encoding phage adsorption protein NrfB: MVSLYQPMHFLAVFVGVVFTISGVMDLYIDFTHIAWKIRRFINRKDIKPLTIERLKAREQQRIAIFIAAWHESDVIAKTLTNACQTIHYNNYDIFVGTYPNDPETQREVDKVARVNDRVHKVITPDPGPTNKAANLNHVFNAILDYETRTSSYFDIILMHDSEDVIHPYSLLVYNYLMPRKDMVQIPVFPLPLPLNKVTHWTYADEFAENHTKILRVRELNDGFVPSAGVGTGFTKRAFQQLAISTQEIFSPNTLTEDYQLGLRMNLQGMKAAFVNIRVPPSEEHPTEKDPTEWVATRALFPTDFKHAVKQKTRWNIGIVLQGWANLGWKGSLGVKWDLLQDRKALISTPVNFLGYLIFLYFLFYQIVQYYSSLTMPVLIPNPSFLYILVLISTVFMVWRMLNRALAVNKIYGFWPAVTSAPRSIWGNVINFAALTRAVYQYFVNKARKREVAWDKTAHEFPSIVADEETVEKTKKKKTPNDLFHLPIDLPEKNFIRMFCDRMDAEDKWGKIKLLESIPHEYGNLLFPYFHTYLSDPEWEVRAATCRSLSFLRLPQSIPYLKAAASDKDWVVRSNAVRALGKFNEDGESALLSLLDIDDNYARDASRTILEQQGFLDKHLNALDGEDFKAKSRARHFFIKMAEHGGSHIAKEVVKKYHLEESPNTKIPQMIDTELNEYTVPEQALSDQESS, encoded by the coding sequence ATGGTATCTCTATACCAACCAATGCACTTCCTGGCCGTGTTTGTTGGCGTCGTCTTCACTATCAGCGGTGTGATGGACCTCTATATTGATTTCACACACATCGCCTGGAAGATCCGCCGATTTATCAACCGCAAGGATATCAAGCCCCTGACCATTGAACGCCTGAAAGCTCGGGAACAACAGCGCATCGCCATTTTTATCGCTGCCTGGCACGAATCGGACGTAATTGCGAAGACTCTCACCAATGCCTGCCAAACTATTCACTATAACAACTACGACATTTTCGTTGGCACCTATCCCAACGATCCCGAGACCCAACGTGAGGTCGATAAGGTCGCCCGAGTCAACGACCGTGTCCATAAGGTCATCACGCCGGACCCCGGGCCAACCAACAAAGCCGCCAACCTTAACCATGTTTTCAATGCGATCCTGGATTACGAAACCAGGACATCTTCATATTTCGATATCATCCTGATGCATGACTCCGAGGATGTCATCCATCCCTATTCCCTGCTGGTCTATAACTACCTAATGCCTCGCAAGGACATGGTCCAGATCCCGGTCTTCCCGCTGCCACTGCCGTTAAATAAAGTGACCCATTGGACTTATGCGGATGAATTTGCCGAGAATCACACCAAGATCCTGCGGGTGCGTGAATTGAATGATGGCTTCGTGCCTTCCGCTGGTGTGGGCACAGGCTTCACCAAACGAGCCTTCCAGCAACTGGCCATTTCCACCCAGGAGATCTTTTCACCCAACACACTCACCGAAGACTACCAACTCGGTTTGCGGATGAACCTGCAAGGGATGAAAGCAGCCTTTGTCAATATCCGAGTCCCTCCTTCAGAAGAACACCCCACCGAGAAAGACCCAACCGAATGGGTTGCCACCCGTGCGCTCTTCCCGACGGATTTCAAACATGCCGTCAAACAGAAGACCCGCTGGAATATTGGCATCGTCCTGCAGGGCTGGGCCAATCTTGGTTGGAAAGGTTCTCTGGGCGTCAAATGGGACCTGCTGCAGGATCGCAAGGCCCTGATTTCAACACCGGTCAACTTCCTCGGCTATCTGATCTTTCTATATTTCCTGTTTTACCAGATCGTCCAATATTACTCAAGCTTAACGATGCCGGTGCTCATTCCGAATCCGTCCTTCTTATATATCCTTGTTCTGATTTCCACCGTCTTCATGGTCTGGCGTATGCTGAACCGGGCATTGGCAGTAAATAAAATTTATGGCTTCTGGCCGGCGGTCACCTCCGCTCCGCGATCCATCTGGGGCAATGTGATCAACTTCGCTGCGCTCACCCGGGCTGTATATCAGTATTTCGTCAATAAAGCTAGGAAACGCGAAGTCGCCTGGGACAAGACTGCCCATGAATTCCCATCCATCGTAGCGGATGAAGAGACGGTTGAGAAGACAAAGAAAAAGAAAACCCCAAACGATCTCTTCCACCTGCCCATTGACCTTCCCGAAAAAAATTTTATTCGGATGTTCTGTGACCGAATGGATGCGGAGGATAAATGGGGCAAGATCAAGCTGCTAGAAAGCATTCCCCATGAATATGGGAATCTACTCTTCCCATATTTCCACACCTACCTCTCAGATCCAGAATGGGAAGTCCGTGCAGCGACCTGCCGCAGCCTGAGCTTCCTGCGGTTACCCCAATCCATCCCCTACCTCAAAGCAGCCGCCAGCGACAAAGACTGGGTGGTTCGCAGCAATGCCGTCAGAGCGCTGGGTAAATTTAACGAGGACGGCGAATCTGCCCTACTGAGCCTTTTGGATATAGATGATAACTATGCCCGCGATGCCTCTCGGACCATTTTGGAGCAGCAGGGCTTCTTGGATAAACACCTTAACGCTCTGGATGGTGAAGATTTCAAAGCAAAGAGCCGTGCCCGTCACTTCTTTATTAAAATGGCTGAGCATGGCGGTTCACATATCGCCAAAGAAGTCGTAAAGAAATATCACCTGGAGGAAAGCCCCAACACCAAAATTCCTCAGATGATTGATACGGAGTTGAATGAATATACCGTCCCTGAACAGGCGCTGAGTGACCAGGAAAGTTCCTAA
- a CDS encoding Na/Pi cotransporter family protein → MAGLIQILGGMALFLYGIKLLSSGIEKLAGDQIQVWLEKVTNNRFKSALFGAIATALVQSSSLLMVTMIGLINANLMSVEQAIGVMLGQEIGTTMTAQLVSFNVGDYRLVLVILGLAFIEFFPKRDWKKFGEIFMGMGIIFIGMETMASALDALVVIPWVADILLLMGEYTWIGILSGVVLTAVTQSSSAVTSLVIAMGLSQVITLQGAIGIILGANIGTCITGLLASLRLSPTARQASLAQIVINIVGVLVFLPFITPFTALVEGTSLILSRQIANAHTIFNIVVSAVMFPFVKPIAKFVEKVSPLKPEQEKQKLTTFIDEGQLAVPSVAINEALKELVHLGKITADMVEKSCKALLQKDMDLADQVLKLEDSFVDPVTNELDTFVTTLMQSDLSHAQQRRSFQVKNLLTDIERVGDMAEDIAQFAQDRALNEVPFTDIAIQDFESLWHDSLSTYRMSLQALETKDHDLAKKVCEVESEFDTAYLVARQRHIDRLEMGTCKARADVMFTEVLRLLERISDHADNIGISVLRNNPAKQV, encoded by the coding sequence ATGGCTGGATTAATCCAAATCCTGGGTGGGATGGCACTGTTTCTATATGGGATCAAGCTGCTGAGTTCCGGTATCGAGAAACTGGCTGGGGATCAGATTCAGGTTTGGCTGGAAAAAGTCACCAACAATCGATTTAAGAGCGCCCTCTTTGGTGCCATCGCTACTGCTCTTGTTCAGAGCAGTAGTTTGTTAATGGTCACAATGATTGGTTTGATTAACGCCAACCTAATGTCCGTTGAACAAGCCATCGGGGTGATGCTGGGTCAGGAAATTGGCACAACCATGACTGCCCAGCTCGTTTCTTTTAATGTCGGGGATTACCGCTTGGTTTTGGTCATTCTCGGTCTCGCTTTCATAGAGTTTTTCCCAAAACGAGACTGGAAAAAGTTTGGTGAGATTTTCATGGGGATGGGGATCATCTTCATTGGCATGGAAACAATGGCCAGTGCTTTGGACGCCCTGGTTGTCATTCCCTGGGTAGCGGATATCCTGCTGTTGATGGGAGAGTACACCTGGATTGGTATATTGTCCGGCGTTGTGCTAACTGCCGTCACTCAAAGCAGCTCTGCTGTTACAAGCCTGGTGATCGCGATGGGGCTAAGCCAGGTGATTACTCTGCAAGGCGCTATCGGGATCATCCTTGGCGCGAATATTGGCACCTGCATTACCGGATTATTAGCTTCTTTACGTTTGTCGCCCACCGCACGTCAGGCGTCACTTGCCCAAATTGTGATTAATATCGTCGGTGTTTTGGTCTTTCTCCCGTTCATAACACCGTTCACAGCCCTGGTGGAAGGTACCTCTCTGATTTTATCGAGGCAAATTGCGAATGCGCATACGATTTTCAATATCGTTGTCAGTGCTGTGATGTTCCCCTTTGTAAAGCCGATAGCGAAATTTGTTGAGAAGGTGTCACCGCTCAAGCCGGAACAAGAAAAGCAGAAGCTGACGACCTTTATTGATGAGGGGCAGCTGGCTGTTCCGTCTGTTGCCATCAATGAAGCATTAAAGGAATTGGTCCACCTGGGCAAAATTACGGCTGATATGGTTGAGAAAAGTTGCAAAGCTCTGCTTCAGAAGGATATGGATCTTGCTGATCAGGTGCTGAAATTAGAAGATTCTTTCGTTGATCCTGTAACTAATGAGCTTGATACCTTTGTGACCACTTTAATGCAATCTGACCTGAGCCATGCTCAACAGCGCAGAAGCTTTCAGGTCAAGAACCTGCTGACCGATATTGAGCGGGTTGGAGATATGGCGGAAGATATTGCTCAGTTTGCTCAGGATCGAGCATTGAATGAAGTCCCTTTTACTGATATTGCCATTCAGGATTTCGAGTCACTTTGGCATGATTCGCTCTCAACTTATCGAATGTCCTTGCAGGCGCTTGAGACAAAAGATCATGACCTGGCAAAAAAGGTGTGTGAGGTGGAGAGCGAATTTGACACCGCTTATTTGGTAGCCCGACAGCGTCATATTGACCGTTTGGAAATGGGAACTTGTAAGGCCAGAGCGGATGTGATGTTTACTGAGGTGTTGCGGTTGCTGGAGCGGATCAGTGACCATGCCGACAATATTGGAATCAGTGTATTAAGAAATAATCCAGCAAAACAAGTATGA
- a CDS encoding patatin-like phospholipase family protein, with the protein MIPFRKNVAIAIDGGGLRGAIVTQALAVLEDYLRKPLHEIFRLAVGTSTGSIISAGIGAGLSGRQMTRLYREIGSSVFPSTWRKWFFPLTRYRYPARPLSHALIEHFGSMKMSEFWVAPKPLDVVITSYDLAENRTRFIKPWKEEYKNWSVSKAVRASCTVPTYFPVVENRFIDGGVGAYSNPCYVAAYEAQECLNWDPSETTLISIGTGRSPYAYDGRRIAKFHSWDWIGKATDIFLQSAYDQQVHLVETHFKELDFRRFQIDLQEEIKMDDTTQMDKLVAYGAALGRMIINDQVDPIQGINLKESLGS; encoded by the coding sequence ATGATTCCTTTTCGTAAAAATGTTGCCATAGCCATCGATGGCGGCGGACTTCGGGGTGCAATCGTCACGCAGGCACTTGCCGTGTTGGAAGATTACCTGCGTAAACCGCTGCATGAAATCTTCCGTCTGGCTGTCGGCACGTCCACAGGTTCGATCATCTCCGCAGGGATCGGCGCCGGACTGTCCGGGCGCCAAATGACCCGCCTCTATCGGGAAATTGGATCATCTGTATTCCCCAGCACCTGGCGCAAATGGTTCTTCCCCCTCACCCGTTACCGTTACCCAGCCCGGCCGCTCAGCCATGCACTGATAGAGCATTTCGGCTCGATGAAAATGTCCGAATTCTGGGTTGCCCCCAAACCACTTGATGTGGTGATCACGTCCTATGACCTGGCGGAAAACCGAACCCGTTTCATCAAACCCTGGAAAGAAGAATACAAAAATTGGTCTGTCAGCAAGGCCGTCCGGGCTTCCTGTACGGTGCCAACCTACTTCCCCGTGGTCGAAAACCGTTTCATTGATGGCGGCGTGGGTGCCTACAGCAATCCCTGTTATGTGGCGGCCTATGAAGCGCAGGAATGCCTAAATTGGGACCCGAGCGAGACCACCCTGATCAGCATCGGCACCGGCCGCTCACCTTATGCCTATGACGGGCGTAGAATTGCCAAGTTTCATTCCTGGGACTGGATCGGCAAAGCAACCGACATCTTCCTGCAATCCGCCTATGACCAGCAAGTGCATCTGGTGGAGACGCATTTCAAGGAACTGGATTTCCGTCGGTTCCAGATTGATCTGCAGGAAGAAATAAAAATGGATGACACCACACAGATGGATAAGCTGGTAGCGTATGGCGCGGCTCTGGGCAGGATGATCATCAATGACCAGGTGGACCCCATTCAGGGAATTAATTTAAAGGAAAGCCTCGGCAGTTAA
- a CDS encoding DUF4184 family protein: MPFTPIHLGIAAPVKAVSNKKFHLMIFAWAQVVMDIQPLIVILTHHGRTHGITHTFIGAIVLGLVAAVSGRYLLELAGKIVNWKYLKSGVLSWKVVFISAYFGTPSHVLLDALIYPDMDFFWPFMAGNPLRIGVSSLEMYGFCLLSGLIGSVLWVILFIIRKRKMRQGKTPDAS; this comes from the coding sequence ATGCCGTTCACACCCATTCACTTGGGAATTGCCGCTCCAGTCAAAGCTGTCTCGAATAAAAAATTTCACCTCATGATCTTCGCCTGGGCGCAGGTTGTGATGGATATCCAGCCGCTGATCGTGATCCTTACGCATCACGGACGTACCCACGGCATTACGCATACCTTTATAGGTGCGATTGTGCTGGGGCTGGTCGCAGCTGTCAGCGGTAGGTATCTGCTTGAACTGGCCGGGAAGATTGTGAACTGGAAGTATCTCAAGAGTGGGGTGCTTTCATGGAAGGTCGTGTTCATCAGTGCCTATTTCGGCACCCCCAGTCATGTTCTACTGGACGCGTTGATCTATCCGGATATGGACTTCTTTTGGCCTTTCATGGCAGGTAATCCCTTACGGATAGGTGTTTCATCCCTTGAAATGTATGGTTTTTGCCTGCTGAGCGGCTTAATAGGGAGCGTTCTATGGGTTATTCTGTTCATCATCCGTAAAAGAAAAATGCGCCAGGGAAAAACGCCTGACGCATCCTAA
- a CDS encoding DUF2202 domain-containing protein produces MNNKKPTTLKILGLAALISLALTACSTAIPTSKPVSAEPVAVEETFAINDDTATDTETVAGVEPSTEDDPTVVVASAAASTLHASGLTEAEVEGLLYMREEEKLAHDVYVTLYGIWGTPVFQNIANSEQTHTEAVKNLLDIYGLEDPAISSPVGVFVNPDLQALYDQLVDLGSKSQADALKVGAAIEEIDILDLQANLEIVTAADVRQVYENLLFGSENHLRAFTSVLAQQTGEIYEPQYMDQTAYDAIVAESIQSGAGLSQGGRGGGRRP; encoded by the coding sequence ATGAACAACAAAAAGCCAACCACATTGAAAATTTTAGGCCTGGCCGCACTGATCAGCCTTGCCTTGACGGCCTGCTCCACGGCCATCCCCACCAGCAAACCAGTTTCCGCTGAACCTGTCGCCGTTGAAGAGACATTTGCAATTAACGATGACACTGCCACCGACACAGAAACCGTCGCAGGTGTTGAACCCTCAACCGAAGACGATCCAACCGTGGTCGTCGCCAGCGCCGCCGCCAGCACCCTGCATGCCAGTGGGCTGACCGAAGCTGAAGTCGAAGGTCTGCTGTATATGCGTGAAGAGGAAAAACTGGCTCATGATGTCTACGTCACCCTCTACGGAATCTGGGGTACGCCTGTTTTCCAGAACATCGCCAACAGCGAACAGACCCACACCGAAGCGGTCAAGAACCTTCTGGATATTTACGGCCTGGAAGACCCAGCCATCAGCTCCCCCGTTGGCGTCTTCGTCAACCCTGACCTGCAAGCCCTCTATGACCAGTTGGTTGACCTTGGCAGCAAATCCCAGGCTGATGCCCTCAAGGTCGGCGCTGCCATCGAGGAAATTGATATCCTTGACCTGCAGGCCAATCTGGAGATCGTGACCGCTGCGGATGTCCGCCAGGTCTATGAGAACCTCCTGTTTGGCTCAGAGAACCACCTGCGGGCTTTCACCTCCGTGCTGGCCCAGCAGACCGGTGAGATCTACGAACCGCAATACATGGACCAGACTGCCTATGACGCCATCGTGGCGGAAAGCATCCAGTCCGGTGCCGGCCTCAGCCAGGGTGGACGTGGTGGCGGCCGAAGGCCGTAA